A genomic region of Arachis stenosperma cultivar V10309 chromosome 9, arast.V10309.gnm1.PFL2, whole genome shotgun sequence contains the following coding sequences:
- the LOC130951788 gene encoding uncharacterized protein LOC130951788, with product MGWVTRFLTAVVFLAVGVIFSPETFRSNSDSAASRISTYLKLSHLLCFSTAFGAALWVTFIGGIIMFKNLPRHQFGNLQSKMFPAYFSMVGVCCAISVASFGYLHPWKSSSTTEKYQLGFLLSSFAFNLTNLFVFTPMTIEMMKQRHKVERENNIGEEVGWSKNVEVAKKNPKLAAMNKKFGMIHGLSSLANIMSFGSLAMHSWYLAGKLNL from the exons ATGGGTTGGGTCACTCGCTTCTTAACCGCGGTGGTTTTCTTGGCCGTCGGAGTCATTTTCTCACCTGAAACCTTCCGATCCAACTCCGACTCAGCCGCAAGTAGAATCTCCACTTACCTCAAACTCTCTCACCTTCTCTGCTTCTCCACCGCCTTCGGTGCTGCTTTATGGGTCACCTTCATCGGCGGCATCATCATGTTCAA GAACCTGCCAAGGCATCAGTTTGGGAACCTGCAGAGCAAGATGTTCCCGGCGTACTTCTCGATGGTGGGCGTGTGTTGCGCCATATCAGTGGCATCTTTTGGGTATCTTCACCCTTGGAAGTCTTCCTCCACTACTGAAAAGTACCAGCTTGGGTTCTTGCTGTCGTCCTTTGCTTTCAACCTTACAAACTTGTTTGTCTTTACACCTATGACCATTGAG ATGATGAAGCAAAGACATAAAGTGGAGAGAGAAAACAATATTGGGGAGGAAGTTGGGTGGTCAAAGAATGTGGAAGTTGCAAAGAAGAACCCAAAGCTTGCAGCCATGAACAAGAAGTTTGGTATGATTCACGGGTTATCTTCGCTTGCGAATATCATGTCATTCGGAAGCCTGGCGATGCACTCTTGGTACCTGGCCGGTAAACTTAATCTCTGA